The region GGAATCATCGGAATCACGGACTGGGTCAGCCACGGTTCCGCGGCCGATGGAAGCTACAGGCTGGACCTGCCCCCGGGTGAATACTATCTTGTCGCTCGTAAACGGGCCTCTGGAGCCAACTACGGCCCGCTGTCAACGGGGGACCTGTACGATCACTCCAAGGCCAACCTGTCTACCCGGATCAGGAAAGGACATTACACGGAGTGCAACTTTGTCCTGGTTAAGCTTACCGAACCCCTGTTCTTCCAGGGGCTCACCCAGAAGGAGAGGGAAACCACTACAGGCATCAAGGGGCGCCTTCTTGACGAGAACGGGGAACATGTACCGGGGACATTCGTCATGGCCTATAAGAACGATGACATGTATCGCCTTCCCGATTTCGCGTCGACCCTGACGGACGACAACGGCGACTATACGCTCTATCTACCGGCCGGGGGACGCTACTGGCTGGCCGCCAGATTTTT is a window of Deltaproteobacteria bacterium DNA encoding:
- a CDS encoding carboxypeptidase regulatory-like domain-containing protein, whose product is MGKWTRAFHLILMAVFVMGSILAAPDVGICAPKKDKVQKSGAWGRVLLDKTGEPVQNAYIYAYSGVPRIRSAEMGIIGITDWVSHGSAADGSYRLDLPPGEYYLVARKRASGANYGPLSTGDLYDHSKANLSTRIRKGHYTECNFVLVKLTEPLFFQGLTQKERETTTGIKGRLLDENGEHVPGTFVMAYKNDDMYRLPDFASTLTDDNGDYTLYLPAGGRYWLAARFFAMKIPVKGEPFARYEGSDNHSVVVKDGTFIEGIDMTLRPYDGSPPKGYQPVQ